The Pyxidicoccus sp. MSG2 DNA segment GCGTCCCCCTCCCGAGGTATTGAACCGGGCGGAAAGTTCCAGGGCCCGGGGGCCGGGGCCGCGTCTGGAATCGTACGGCGGGGGAGGGGGAGGAGCGCGGGGGCCGGGAGCCTGTTAATCTCACCCTTCCGTACCGGAGGCCCCCCATGAGCAAAGACCCCCCACAGAGCCGCGCGAGCAAGGTCTTCACCTCGCTCGAGGGCATGGACGAGTTCAGCGTCATGTCCATCGACCCGGATGCTCGGAAGCTGAAGGTCGAGCTGGAGGGCAAGCGTGCGGCCTCGGAGGGCCGGCCCGAGCCCGTCTCGGTCGGCGTCTTCTCGCGGTTGTTCCGCCGCCTCTTCCGCGGCTGAGGCCCCCGTTTCAGAAGGGGCGCTTGCCCACCCAGTTGCCCGGCGGCGTGTAGTTGCACACCCAGTTCTGCCACGTGGGGAACTGCGAGCCGAAGGGCGAGTTCTTGTTGCACATCACCGTGGCGCACCCCACCGCGCCCGTCTCCCGCCACACCACCTGCGTGTAGTGGCCGCACACCTTGCCCTTCTTGCAGGTGATGCGCGTGAAGTCGTAGTCCACCGCCTCGTCCGCCCAGCTCTTCACCACGTCGGCCGTGCTCCACGCGTCGGGCGTGGCGGCGGCGAGGTTCTCCCCGAAGTCACCCCGGTCCGGGTTGTGCTCGAACTTGCATTGCTTCGCCCAGGACGCGGCCTTCTTCGCGGCCTCGTCGGACCAGGTGAGGGGCGGCAGCGCGACCTTCGGCGTGGGTCTGGCCTGCGCGCGCGCCTGGTTGTGCGCCGCCAGCATGTCTCGCGCGAAGTCCTTCGGCGTGGGCAGTCCGGTGCGAGCGGGGGCCTTCTCCCGCGAGGCCGGCGCCGCCTGTCTCGGCGCCACCTGCCGCGGGTTGCTCCGGCGCGTCGGGCCGCAGCCGAGCAGCGGGGTGAGGAGGAGCAGGGCGGACCAGCGGAAGCAGCGCGAAGACGGAGCCATGGGGCGCGATGATGCGCCAGGACGCCCCGCGCCTGCATGGGAACCGTGCGCGCCGGGCCGGGCGGGACGTGCAGGGGCCGGCCGCACGCCTGCTCTCGCCGGCACGGCCCCTCTGACTACGCCGTGAGGCCCGTCAGCGGGCCGGTGCCGTTGTCCCCGAAGGTGGTGACGTTGGGCACGCCCATGGCCTGCATCAGGGAGATGTACAGGTTGGCGAGCGGCACGGCGCTGTAGCGGACGTGCCGGCCCGGGGTGAGCGCCCCGCCGCCGCTGCCGCCGATGAGGATGGGCAGGTTCTTGTGCTCGTGCGAGTTGCCGTCCGCGATTTCGCTGGAGAAGTACACCATCGAGTTGTCGAGCAGCGTCTTCCCGTCCCCCTCCTGGATGCCCTTCATGCGCTCCAGGAGGTACGCGTACTGCTCCACCTCCCACCGGTCGATGGTGGCGAGCGCGTCGTAGTTGGCCTGCACCTTCTGGTGGTGCGAGTACGTGTGGTGCCCGCCGCTCAAGCCGAGGAAGCCGTACACCTTGGGGCTGCGCGCGTTGGCCAGCATGAAGGTGGCCACGCGGGTGAGGTCGCACTGGAAGGCGAGGACGATGAGGTCCATCATCGCCTTCGTCTTCACGCGCGGGTCCTCGTTGTCGGCCGGCACGGTGCCCGGGTTGCACGACGGACCGTCCACTTCAATCGCCTCCACCTGCTTCTCCAGGTCGCGCACGCTGGTGAAGTACTCGTCCAGCTTGCGCAGGTCCGAGGCGCCCAGTTGCGTCTTCAGCGTGGTGGCGTCGTCGCGTACGAAGTCGATGATGCTCTTGCCGTACGCGCGGCGCTTGTCCACCGTGGCCTGGGTGGCGTTCGGGTCGAAGCCCGCGAAGAGCCGGTCGAACACCGACTTGGGGTGCGTTTCTTTAGCCACCGGCGTGCGGGGTCCGGCCCAGGCGATGTTGTTGGCGTACGGGCAGGCATAGCCGGAGTCGCAGTTGCCAATGCCCTTGCCGGCGTCGTTGCCCAACTCCAGTGAAGGGAAGCGGGTGGCCTTCTGCGCCGCCAGGTGGTTGGCGATGACCTGGTCCATGGAGATGCCCGCGTGGAAGTCGGTGCCCTCCGTCTTGAAGGCCTTGGCGCAGCTCAGGAAGGCGGCGGTGGCGGCGGCGTGGTGGCCGTCGCCGTCCGGGCGGCCCGGTTCATTGGCGAGCCCGCTGAGGACGAGCACGTTGTCCTTCACCGCGGCCAGCGGTGCCAGCGTGGGCGTCAGCTCCCAGGTGGCGCCGGTGCCCGTGGGCGTCCACTTGGGCATGTGGATGCCATTGGGCGTGTAGAAGACAGCGAAGCGCCGGGGCGCGGAGCCGGTGGCCGCCCGGGCCGTCGCGGGCACCATCTGTTCCAGCACGGGGAGCGCCATCAGCGCCCCCGCGCCACGCAGGAGGGTTCTCCGGGAGAGTTGGAACTTCTTGCTCATGGCTGCTGGGCCTCCGTCCCGCCGCGACGCATGGTGAAGTGCTCGCTGAGGACGATGCTGAGGATGTAGTCACTGAGTCGGCCGCCGCTGGCCTCCGCCGTGGCGGCGATTTCCCTCACCGCGCACGCGTCGTCCGGCTTCATGCCTCGGCCGAGCGCGTAGGTGAGCAGGTGCTCGGTGAGGCACGAGGGCAGCTTCGGGTCGTCCTTCACGAAGCGCCGCATGTCCTCGCCGCCGCGCAGCACGGTGCCGTTGGGCAGCTCGCCCGTGGGGTCCACCGGCGCGCCGCTGACCTCCTTCAGCCGCCAGCGGCCGATGGGGTCATAGTTCTCCAGCGCCAGGCCCAGCGGGTCCATCATCCGGTGGCAGCCCGCGCAGGCAGGCTGGCTGCGGTGCTGCGCCATGCGCTCGCGCATCGTCTGGTTCGGGTCCACCGCCGGCGGCAGGTTCTCCACGTCGGGCGGCGGCGGTGGCGGCGCGGCGCACAACATCTGCTCCAGCACCCAGACGCCGCGCTGTACTGGCGAGGTCCGGTCCGGGTTGGAGGTGACGGTGAGCAGCGAGCCCTGGCCGAAGATGCCCTGGCGCTCCGGGTGGCCGGTGAGGTCCACGCGCACGGGCGTGCGGCTGCCCGGCTTCGGCAGGCCGTAATGCACCGCCAGCGTGTCATTCACGTACGTGAAGGGCGCGTCCACCAGGTCCTTCAGCTTGTAGTCACCGGTGATGAAGTCGCGGAAGACGAGCTGCGTCTCCTGGCGCATGGCCGCGCGCAAATCCTCGTTGAAGGCGCCGTAGAGCGTCAGGTCCGGCTCCGCCGAGTCCAGCGCGCGCGTGTAGAGCCACTGGCCCGCGAAGTTCTCCACCAGGGCGTTGGACTTCGGGTCCGCGAGCATGCGGCGCACCTGGGCCTCGAGCTCCTCGGGCTTGCCCAGCTTTCCCGCCTCGGCGGCGGCGAGGAGCTGCTCGTCCGGCATGCTGCTCCACAGGAAGTAGGAGAGCCGGCTCGCCAGCTCCACGTCGGAGAGCCGGTGCGGCTTGGAGTCGCCGGGCGCCGGGTCCTTCTCCACGCGGAAGAGGAAGTGCGGCGACACCAGCACCGAGCGCAGCGCCAGCTTCACGCCCGCCTCCGGCCCGTCGCCGTACGTCTTCGCCAGCGCGACGAAGCCCACCAGTCGCTCCACCTCCGCGGGCGTCACCGGCCGGCGCCAGGCGCGGCGGGCGAAGCGGGAGAGGATGTCCCGGGCGCAGGGCTCGGGGTTCGTCGCGGTCAGCGTGCAGGTGCCGAAGGCCCCCTTCGTCCAGGCCGTCTCCACCAGCTTCTCCGCCGCGGTGGAGTACTTCTCCATCAGCAGCGGGGACATGCTGAGCACGTCCGCGTTGTTGTCGAAGCCGTAGCCGTGGTCGTCCGTCGGGAAGTCGCGGGCCGGCCGGGTGGTGTCGCCCAGCAGGTCCCTCACGGTGGCGTCGTACTCGGCGCGGTTGAGGCGGTGCAGGGTGATGCGGCCCGGGTCCTTCGCGGCGTCCTTGCACTCGTCGTTCTGCTGCTGGGGTTCGTCGTCGGGCGGCGGTGGAGTGTCCAGGCCTGGAAGGTCCTCGCCGGGGAGGACCCGGGCCTGGGGAAGACTGTCTCCATTGCAGCCGGCGAGCAGCAGCGCGCAACCCGCGCCCGCCAGCAACCGCCAGCTCCGTCCTCTTGGAAGCCTGGGTGTCACGTCCCTACCCCCTCCACACTCGCCACGCGCCCCCATGCCGCGGCGCCGCCCGGAGGAAAGCAAGACGCTCACCAACGCCAGGTGCGGAGTGGTGGACGGCTCCAGGTGGGCGGGGGCAGGCTGACGTCCGGAATCCACCAGCGTCTGGGTGGCCCCGAGGGGGTGGGAGGGAAAGGGTTTTCCCCAGGTGGGAAGGCTCCGTGTGGGGACGGGCTCCGCACGGCTGGTGCCCTCCCGGCCAGGTGGGGCCCATGCAGGGCGGGCGGGGAGGACACACCGTTGATGAGGGGCGCAGAGGGACAGGACATGACACCGCGTGCCGATGCCGTCGCTGACGACTTCCAGTTGCTGGTGGGCGTGCTCCCCGGCCCCCTGCAGGCGGCGGTGCGAGCGCTGCCGTCCCAGCAGGTGCTCGAGGTGGTGATGGACCTGGGCCGCCCGCCCGAGGCGCGACTGGTGGACCGGGTGGAGCCGTTGCGCGAGGAGCCGGTGCTCCGGGAGGACCTGGAGCACGTACTGGCGCAGGTGGGGCCTCCGGGGGACGACAACCGCGCGGGGATTGAGCGGACGCTGCATCGCGTGTCCGCCATCCGCAACCGCAAGGGCAAGGTGGTGGGGCTGACGCTGCGGGTGGGGCGCGCCATCTACGGCACCATCGACATGCTGAAGGACCTCATCGGCTCCGGGCGCAACATCCTGTTGCTGGGGCGGCCGGGCGTGGGGAAGACGACGAAGCTGCGCGAGGTGGCCCGCGTGCTGGCGGATGATTTGCGCAAGCGCGTCATGGTGGTGGACACGTCGAACGAGATTGGCGGGGACGGGGACGTGCCTCACCCGGGCATCGGCACCGCGCGGCGGATGCAGGTGTCGCGGCCGGACCGGCAGCACGACGTGATGATTGAAGCCGTGGAGAACCACATGCCGGAGGCCATCATCGTCGACGAGATTGGCACGTCGGCGGAGGCCGCGGCGGCGCGGACGATTGCGGAGCGCGGCGTGCAGTTGGTGGCCACGGCGCACGGCAACACGCTGGAGAACCTGGTGCTGAACCCCACGCTGTCGGACCTCGTGGGCGGCGTGCACACGGTGACGCTGAGCGACGAGGAGGCCCGGCGGCGTCACACGCAGAAGACCATCAGCGAGCGCAAGGCGCCGCCCACGTTCGACATCGTGGTGGAGATGGTGAGCCGGGACGAGGTGCTGGTGCACCCGGACACGGCGGAGTCGGTGGACCGGCTGCTGGCGGGACAGGCCGTGGGAGGCGAGCGCCGGAAGCAGGACGTGGACTCGGGTCAGGTGGAGGTGGAGGCGGTGAAGGCGGCGCCGCCGTCACTGCCCGCGCTGCGGCCGGGGCGCACGGCGGGGCCCGGCGTGCGCGGGGCGGAGAACGTCACCGCGCGGATTCCCGGCCTGGGCGGGACGACGAAGGTGTACGCGCACGCGGTGAGCCGGGACTTGCTGGAGAAGGTGCTGCGCGAGCTGGCGGTGGACGTGCGGATGGTGAGCCGGCTGGACGCGGCGGACCTGGTGGTGACGCTGCGCTCGCGGGCGAATGACCCGAGGCTGCGGCGCATGACGGAGAAGTCGGGAGCGCGGGTGGAGGTGGTGAAGCGCAACAGCTCCTCGGAGCTGCGCCGGGTGCTGAAGACGGCCTTCCACGTGGTGGAGGGCGTGGACGAGGACCAGGTCCGCGAGGCCGTGACGGAGGTGGAGCACGCGATTGAGCGGGTGCTCAGCGAGGGCGTGTCGGTGCCGCTGGCGCCGAGGCCGCCGAGGCTGCGCAAGCTGCAGCACCGGCTGGTGAGCCGCTACCACCTGGAGGCGGTGAGCCACGGCAGCGAGCCGGTGCGGCACCTGACCATCTACCCCGTGGGCGCGGAGGTGGAGGCCGCG contains these protein-coding regions:
- a CDS encoding DUF1552 domain-containing protein; its protein translation is MSKKFQLSRRTLLRGAGALMALPVLEQMVPATARAATGSAPRRFAVFYTPNGIHMPKWTPTGTGATWELTPTLAPLAAVKDNVLVLSGLANEPGRPDGDGHHAAATAAFLSCAKAFKTEGTDFHAGISMDQVIANHLAAQKATRFPSLELGNDAGKGIGNCDSGYACPYANNIAWAGPRTPVAKETHPKSVFDRLFAGFDPNATQATVDKRRAYGKSIIDFVRDDATTLKTQLGASDLRKLDEYFTSVRDLEKQVEAIEVDGPSCNPGTVPADNEDPRVKTKAMMDLIVLAFQCDLTRVATFMLANARSPKVYGFLGLSGGHHTYSHHQKVQANYDALATIDRWEVEQYAYLLERMKGIQEGDGKTLLDNSMVYFSSEIADGNSHEHKNLPILIGGSGGGALTPGRHVRYSAVPLANLYISLMQAMGVPNVTTFGDNGTGPLTGLTA
- a CDS encoding CAP domain-containing protein, whose translation is MAPSSRCFRWSALLLLTPLLGCGPTRRSNPRQVAPRQAAPASREKAPARTGLPTPKDFARDMLAAHNQARAQARPTPKVALPPLTWSDEAAKKAASWAKQCKFEHNPDRGDFGENLAAATPDAWSTADVVKSWADEAVDYDFTRITCKKGKVCGHYTQVVWRETGAVGCATVMCNKNSPFGSQFPTWQNWVCNYTPPGNWVGKRPF
- a CDS encoding R3H domain-containing nucleic acid-binding protein; translation: MTPRADAVADDFQLLVGVLPGPLQAAVRALPSQQVLEVVMDLGRPPEARLVDRVEPLREEPVLREDLEHVLAQVGPPGDDNRAGIERTLHRVSAIRNRKGKVVGLTLRVGRAIYGTIDMLKDLIGSGRNILLLGRPGVGKTTKLREVARVLADDLRKRVMVVDTSNEIGGDGDVPHPGIGTARRMQVSRPDRQHDVMIEAVENHMPEAIIVDEIGTSAEAAAARTIAERGVQLVATAHGNTLENLVLNPTLSDLVGGVHTVTLSDEEARRRHTQKTISERKAPPTFDIVVEMVSRDEVLVHPDTAESVDRLLAGQAVGGERRKQDVDSGQVEVEAVKAAPPSLPALRPGRTAGPGVRGAENVTARIPGLGGTTKVYAHAVSRDLLEKVLRELAVDVRMVSRLDAADLVVTLRSRANDPRLRRMTEKSGARVEVVKRNSSSELRRVLKTAFHVVEGVDEDQVREAVTEVEHAIERVLSEGVSVPLAPRPPRLRKLQHRLVSRYHLEAVSHGSEPVRHLTIYPVGAEVEAALAQEEAEGTA
- a CDS encoding DUF1592 domain-containing protein, translated to MTPRLPRGRSWRLLAGAGCALLLAGCNGDSLPQARVLPGEDLPGLDTPPPPDDEPQQQNDECKDAAKDPGRITLHRLNRAEYDATVRDLLGDTTRPARDFPTDDHGYGFDNNADVLSMSPLLMEKYSTAAEKLVETAWTKGAFGTCTLTATNPEPCARDILSRFARRAWRRPVTPAEVERLVGFVALAKTYGDGPEAGVKLALRSVLVSPHFLFRVEKDPAPGDSKPHRLSDVELASRLSYFLWSSMPDEQLLAAAEAGKLGKPEELEAQVRRMLADPKSNALVENFAGQWLYTRALDSAEPDLTLYGAFNEDLRAAMRQETQLVFRDFITGDYKLKDLVDAPFTYVNDTLAVHYGLPKPGSRTPVRVDLTGHPERQGIFGQGSLLTVTSNPDRTSPVQRGVWVLEQMLCAAPPPPPPDVENLPPAVDPNQTMRERMAQHRSQPACAGCHRMMDPLGLALENYDPIGRWRLKEVSGAPVDPTGELPNGTVLRGGEDMRRFVKDDPKLPSCLTEHLLTYALGRGMKPDDACAVREIAATAEASGGRLSDYILSIVLSEHFTMRRGGTEAQQP